The DNA sequence AGGAACTCGTTTTGAAATTGAATTACCAAAGACCCAATATGAATTCTCGTTATTAGCCTTTAAATTCAATTTTGTTTGTTTAGGTGTGAAAATAGCTACCGGTCGCCTATTTATTAAGCTTGCTAAAGGAGCTAATTGAATAGTCACTCCTGAAGCACTCGCCGAAGATTTATCTTTTAATCCAACTAGGACCTTAGAAGGACCAATAGCTATTCCCCAAGGCCTAAGCCCATTGTATGATCCAATTTCTAAGGGATGACCTAACTGACTAGATAATTGCTTTTCAATTTTGGAAGCATAAGTATCTACAAATTTATCTAAAGCTTTATCGATAAAATAATATGAAAAAGAACCACCAAGAAAAATCAATCCCCCAGCGAGAAAAAATTGCTTAATTGTTGATGATCCTGTTTTTACTCCCATAAAGTTTTAAATTCCTTTTAGGGGGAGGAGCAGACGAACTATAAGGAGTGAATGTATTGTTAACCAGGTTATGTCAATTTCTCAGTTCCTACATCAAGCAACTATCTGGCTAGCTTGGTCAGCTCTTGGGCTTGGTTTAATAACATTAATTGCCTTCCTAACTAGATGGGGAGCAAAGTTTAGACTTGTTGGTGCAACTATTTTCACACTTTTACTTTCTGGCAGTTGTTGGGCCTTTGCAGAAAGTTATACCCCACCATTCGTTGTTGAAGGAGCAATTTATGCGCCTGTCGTTTATGACAATGGATACGATCTTGTTATAGCCCAAGCACCTGATGGGTTCCCCGAAGATGCCACAGAGCCATCATTACTACAAATTGCAGGGAATTTAAAAGGAGGTGGGCGTAATGGAGCGAAGGTACATGTAAAGATAAGGAAACAAGTACCGGTGAGATCCGGTGTTAGTCATCCAATAATTCTTGGAGAAGCCATAAGAGATATCAACAAAAGTACAACAATTCTTGTGGAAGCAAAGGAAAATCCAATTGAAAACGACATATCAATAGAAATCCAAGATGAAACTATTAATTAATAAAAAGAAAATCGCTCAAAACTTTCGTAAAGAAGAACAAGTATTGTCATCCATAGGCATTGATAATTGGGAAGCAATAATGAATTTAACGGATGAGTATATTTCTTGCCTAGTTAAGGATAAATACTGCACCTATAGGAATTTAAGACGACTACGCTGCATAGCTTTATTTATATGCGAGCTTAATGCTACTCAAGATGAGGCTGCTCTGCTAATGCATTCTGGCATCTCAACAATTGAAGCTTTAACAAACCTCAACCCTCAAGAGATAATTACAAAAACAGGTAGATTTGAAAGAATGCTTGACACTGATAGAGAGCCAGTCCTAAATCTAAGAAAAGCAAAGAAATTAATTAACAAGGCCAAAGAGAAGCTGGAATAAATCTGATTCTTTAAGCGGTCGTTTGTCATTTGCTCAGTAATCAAATATAAATATAGTTATTCTGAGTCAATGCAATGAGCAACAAAACTGCGTTGCTAATGCTAATACCTGCAAGCATCATCTCTTATCAGCTTATTGCAAGAGCTCAATCTACTCTTCTAGAAAGTGTCAAGAGAAACCCTTTAGAGGCCAAGGCATTATGCAGAAGATTTCGAGATTACAACTCAAAAGAAATTGAAGCAACTTCAAAAGAAGTAATCACCGAGATAAGTCGAGAAAGAAAACTAAGTCCAGCTGACGCAGAGATACTTTCTATTTATGTAATTGGCATGCATTGTCCAGATGTGAGATAAATTTCAAAACTGTGGCTTCAATTACTAATAAAGAGTCAAAACTAGTTCTAAACGATGGTGAAGTGCTTTGGTCAAGACTTTGGCATCCAAATAATTCAGGGCCCTGGCCAGCTCTTTTAATGCGCCAACCTTATGGGAAAGAAATTGCTTCAACAATCACATACGCACATCCAACATGGTGGGCAAGCAAAGGTTATTTAGTAGTCGTTCAAGACGTTAGAGGGCAAGGAGATTCCTCAGGTGAGTTCGGTGGTTTCTGCCAGGAGCCTTCAGACACATCTCAAACTCACTCCTGGGTAAGGTCTCTTCCAGAGTGCAATGGACGTCTTGGGACCTATGGATTTTCATATCAAGGGCTTACACAGTTACTAGCCAATCAGGGGTCTCCTCCTCCTGATTGCATTGCGCCTGCTATGACTGGCCTGGAAGAATGCAACCACTGGTGCTCTGATGGGGGGGGCTTTTTGGTGGCATATAGGGCTTGCATGGGGACTCCAATTAGCCGCTCAAAAAGCAAAGCGAAATGGTGACGAGAAAGTCTGGAAAGAGATTAGAAATAGCCTTGAAGATAAAAGTTACTTACAGGAGGGGCCTGATCTACTTAAAAAATATGATTCAAGAGGAATGGTAAATCAATGGTTTGAAGAATCAAATAAAGCAAACCCAATCTGGAAGACTCATAAACCGCTGAAAACTTGGCTCCAACAACCTATCTTGCTAATTGGAGGATGGTGGGACCCTCACCTAAGAGGGATTCTTGATCTTTATGAAAAATCACTCATAGTAGGTGGTCAACCAGATCTGCATATTGGACCAGCTTCTCATTTGCGATGGTGGGAAGAAGTACAGCAAATTCATTTAGATTTCTTCAACAAATATCTTCAACCAAGCAATACTCTTAAGGTCCCATCTAGCAGACAACAAAAACTTTGGAATATTACAAGCAAAAAATGGTTTGACCTACAACCTATAGACACTAGAAATAGGATTTGGCATCTAAGTACTGGAGGGAATGCATGCATAGATTCAACCGATGGAGAACTTACTCAATTCGGCAAAGGGCAGGGGGAACTCTCTATTGTTCATGATCCATGGAGACCCGTTTCTTCAATAGGAGGTCACCTAAGTCCAGACCCTGGTATTGCAAATAGAGCCGAAATTGACAAGAGAAACGATGTAGCAACTTTTACCTCAAAACCACTTGAAGAAAGAATTCAACTAAAAGGAGTTCCTAAGCTTGAAATTATTGCAATGGCTGATAGGAATGGATTTGATCTATGCGTTGCAATTTCAATTATTCAGCAAAATTCAAAAGAAGTACTGCAGATTTCTACAGGAGTACTTCGTCTAGTTGGGAATAAAGCCAAAAGTACACTCAAAAGAAATGTGACGCTGCAGCCATTATTCGCAGATATTCATAAAGGAGATCGCCTTAGATTGTCAATATCTGGAGCAGCTTGGCCAGCTATTGCTATAAACCCAGGAGACCCAAGTTATAACTGTGGGTCTCCATCTCCATATTGTCTAGTAACGACAATCTCCCTAGAACTTTCTCAGGCCAAGCTAGAGATCTGTCCACTCTTCTCAAAATAATCTAACAAGAGTGCGCCAAATCATATAAGCTCCACTTCATCCTGAGCTTTGATTATGACCACCAGTTTTGTTTCCGACTGGATGGCTCAAGAGGGGCAAAAACTATCTGATTGCAAACATGATGATCCTTTTAGCGTATTAGGTATACAACCTTTCCAGGGAAAATGGATTGCGAGAATCTGGATGCCTGAGGCTGAGGAAGTTGAGTTATTAATAAATGGGTCATTAATACCATTAACACCCCCAAATCACCCTTGGATATTTGAAGCACTTTTGGATGAAAATCCTGGTTCAAATTATCAAGTTAAAGTTCATAGAGGTGGAATAAAACATCAACAATACGACCCCTGGTCTTTTAGAGATGAATGGATGGGTGAAATAGATACCCATTTATTTGCAGAAGGTAATCATCACCATATTTGGCGTCGAATGGGAGCTCACCTTTCTGAAATGAATGGTGTTTGTGGTGTAATGTTCTGCTTGTGGGCTCCAAATGCTCGAAGCGTTTCTGTTATTGGTGAAGTAAATTCTTGGGATGGGCGCCACCATCCAATGCAAAAAAGAATGGGTGGTATTTGGGAGTTATTTATTCCGGGATTAAAAGAGGGAGCTTTATATAAGTACGAAATCAGAACTCAAAACGGACATTGCTATGAGAAATCAGATCCATACGGCTTTGAACATGAAGTCAGACCAGCTCAAAGCTCAAAAGTTTCTAGAATTGACAATTTTAAGTGGTCTGACCAAGAATGGATCACTAAAAGGGACAGCAGCAACCCATTAGATCAACCCATATCTGTATATGAAATGCATTTAGGGAGTTGGTTGCACGCTCCTTCAGATGAACCGTTCATAGAACCTAATGGCAATAAAAGAACTGCAGTCCCTGCAGCAGATCTGAAACCAGGCACAAGACTTCTTACATACCCAGAATTAAAACAAAAACTAATTAAGTATGTAAAGGAAAGAGGGTTCACTCACATTGAATTGATGCCAATATCTGAGCATCCATTTGATGGATCCTGGGGATACCAAGCAACTGGATGGTATGCACCAACAAGTAGATATGGAACACCTAATGAGTTCAGAGCATTTGTAGATGCATGTCATTCAGAGGGTATAGGTGTAATCCTTGACTGGGTTCCAGGACATTTCCCAAAGGATTCTCATGGGCTAGCTTTTTTTGACGGCTCTCACCTTTATGAGCATTCCGACCCTCGAATAGGAGAACACAAAGAGTGGGGAACATTAATCTTTAATTACAGCAGAAACGAAGTAAGAAATTTCCTAGTAGCAAATCTAGTTTTTTGGTTCGAGCAATTCCATATTGATGGCATTAGGGTTGATGCTGTCGCATCAATGCTTTATAAGGATTATTTGCGGCCTGAAGGGCAGTGGATACCAAATGAAGATGGAGGAAACGAAAATACAGAAGCCGTCAAGTTCCTACAACAGGCCAATCATGTTCTTTTTGAACATTTTCCTGGTGCTCTTTCAATTGCTGAAGAGTCGACAACCTGGCCTGGAGTAACCAATCCAACTGATGTTGGAGGTTTAGGTTTTAATCTCAAATGGAATATGGGGTGGATGCATGACATGCTTGATTATTTTGAGGTAGACCCATGGTTTAGGCAGTTTCACCAAAACAATGTAACTTTCTCGATTACCTACAACTACACAGAGAACTTTATGCTTGCTCTAAGTCATGACGAAGTAGTTCATGGCAAAAGCCATCTCCTGCACAAAATGCCTGGAGATGATTGGAGAAAGTATGCAAATACCCGAGCATTGCTTGCATATATGTGGACACATCCCGGTAAGAAAACAATATTTATGGGTATGGAATTTGGCCAAAGAAAAGAATGGAATGTTTGGGATGACTTAGAGTGGGATCTATTAGGTTATCAGCCACACCAAGGGATACAAAGATTAGTTGATGATTTAAATGTGCTTTATAAATCTAATCCTGCATTATGGAGAGATGATTTTAATCAATATGGTTTCCAGTGGATAGATTGTAAAGATAACAAGAATTCTGTGATTAGTTTTATGAGAAGAGAAACTCTAAATAATGAATGGCTAATAGTTGTCGCAAATTTCACGCCAGAGAGTCACCCTAACTACAGAGTAGGTGTTCCTCTAGAAGGTTTTTATGAGGAAATCTTTAATACTGATTCAGATAAATATGGTGGTTCCAATACAGGTAACATGGGTGGAAAAGCTTCTGAAAAATGGAGTATTCACGAATATGAAGATTCTATTGATCTATCGCTACCACCCTTGAGTGTACTTGTATTTAAGTACGCTCAGAAAAAGAGTCCAAATGAAAACTAATTTTCTGAATTCCCAGATCTCATGGAAGTTAAGACAAAGATCAAATGCAGAGAAATAAAAAAAGGTGTGACGAAGAACTGCTTAAAAAGCAATAAAAGTGTTTTTAGAGTTCCCGGTCAAGTAAGTTTTGCGATTGACGTTGAAGACGCATGACTCAATCTGTACCTTTATTGCTCCGTGCTGCTCGCGGAGAAAATGTTGACAGACCACCTGTCTGGATGATGCGACAAGCAGGTAGATACATGAAGGTCTATAGAGATCTTCGAGATAAATATCCAAGTTTCAGAGAACGCTCAGAGAACCCTGATCTTTCGTACGAGATATCAATGCAACCATTTAGAGCTTTCAAGCCAGATGGGGTCATTCTTTTCTCAGATATTCTTACTCCCCTTCCTGGCATGGGGATTGATTTCGATATTGTTGAAAGCAAAGGGCCTTTAATAAAAGATCCAATTCGTAATGAGAGTCAGATAAAGACTCTACGAGCTTTAAGCCCTAGTGAAAGCTGCCCTTTTGTAGGGGAAGTACTAAAAAGACTTAGAGATAGTGTTGGCAATGAAGCCGCAGTGCTTGGTTTTGTAGGAGCTCCTTGGACCTTGGCTGCTTATGTGGTTGAAGGTAAAAGCAGTAAGAATTATGCAGTCATAAAAGCAATGGCATTTCAAGAGCCAGAGCTACTGCATAAGCTGTTAGATCATTTTGCAGACTCCATTGCAAATTACTTGTGCTACCAAATTGATTCTGGAGCTCAAGTTGTTCAAATGTTTGATTCCTGGGCTGGGCAATTAAGTCCTATTGATTACGAAACCTTTGCAGCTCCATATCAAAAGAAGGTAATAGATCTTGTAAAAAAAACTCATCCAGAAACCCCTATGATTCTTTATATATCTGGTAGTGCTGGTGTACTCGAAAGGATGGGTAGAACTGGAGTAGACATAGTTTCCTTAGACTGGACTGTTGATATGGCTGAGGGATGTGCTCGCTTGCCTCAAAATGTTGGAATTCAGGGGAATGTTGATCCAGGATTACTTTTTGGTTCCCCAGAATCAATACGTGCTCGTATCATTGATACAGTCAAAAAAGCCAAGGGCAGAAAGTTTATACTTAATCTTGGTCATGGGATTCTGCCTGGCACCCCTGAAGAGAATGCAAGAGTTTTCTTTGAAGCCGGCAAAAGTGTAAATGAATTAATCTCCCAAACTTGAAGGAACGCATTCTGATCACAGGAGCAAGTGGCTGTGTTGGTCAGTACACAGCTAATTGGTTGCTTAAAAATTCAAAAGCAGATTTATTACTTTGGTTAAGGGATCCTAGAAAGCTTAAATCAGTTGATTCTTCAAACCCAAGGATAAAGTTATTAATAGGCGACCTAAGAGACCCTGAACCATTCTCAAATGATCTAAACGATGTAACACATTTAATACATACTGCAACTGCTTGGGGTGATCCTGAAAGAGCAAATCAAGTTAATGTATTTGCAGTAAAAAAAATGCTTTCATTAATAAATCCATTAAAAATAGAAAGAATAATATATTTCTCTACTGCTAGTATTTTAGATAAAGAACTTAATCCCTTACCAGAAGCATTGCTATACGGGACTGAGTACATTCAGACAAAAGCAAGGTGTCTCCAAGAACTTCAACAAAACCCTTTAGCCAACAAAATAATTGCTGTTTTTCCAACACTTGTTTTTGGTGGCAAATGTAATGGCGAAAGTAATTTTCCAACAAGCTATTTAACTTCTGGTCTTAATGAAGCAATTGATTGGCTGTGGTTAGCTCGTTGGTTTAAAGCATATTCAAAATTTCATTTCATACATGCTGAAGATATTGCATATATATGTGGCAAACTTTCTCTTAATTATAATGAATTAATTATTGATAATATTGATAATAAAGCCGCTAAAATACCAAGGCTTGTCCTAGGCCAGCCTGCAATTTCTATAGACCAAGCAGTTGATATATTACTAGATTGGCGAGGAATGAAGCGAACACCTCGATTCCCCTTAAGGAGCTGGATAATCAAACTTTTAATAAAATTGCTACCAATTAGAATTAGTAATTGGGATCGACTAATGATTAGACAAAGGCATTTTGTACACCAGCCAGTAATTAGGCCTGAAA is a window from the Prochlorococcus marinus str. MIT 9211 genome containing:
- a CDS encoding Ycf51 family protein, yielding MSISQFLHQATIWLAWSALGLGLITLIAFLTRWGAKFRLVGATIFTLLLSGSCWAFAESYTPPFVVEGAIYAPVVYDNGYDLVIAQAPDGFPEDATEPSLLQIAGNLKGGGRNGAKVHVKIRKQVPVRSGVSHPIILGEAIRDINKSTTILVEAKENPIENDISIEIQDETIN
- a CDS encoding DUF4332 domain-containing protein, with the translated sequence MKLLINKKKIAQNFRKEEQVLSSIGIDNWEAIMNLTDEYISCLVKDKYCTYRNLRRLRCIALFICELNATQDEAALLMHSGISTIEALTNLNPQEIITKTGRFERMLDTDREPVLNLRKAKKLINKAKEKLE
- a CDS encoding CocE/NonD family hydrolase yields the protein MASITNKESKLVLNDGEVLWSRLWHPNNSGPWPALLMRQPYGKEIASTITYAHPTWWASKGYLVVVQDVRGQGDSSGEFGGFCQEPSDTSQTHSWVRSLPECNGRLGTYGFSYQGLTQLLANQGSPPPDCIAPAMTGLEECNHWCSDGGGFLVAYRACMGTPISRSKSKAKW
- a CDS encoding CocE/NonD family hydrolase — protein: MGGAFWWHIGLAWGLQLAAQKAKRNGDEKVWKEIRNSLEDKSYLQEGPDLLKKYDSRGMVNQWFEESNKANPIWKTHKPLKTWLQQPILLIGGWWDPHLRGILDLYEKSLIVGGQPDLHIGPASHLRWWEEVQQIHLDFFNKYLQPSNTLKVPSSRQQKLWNITSKKWFDLQPIDTRNRIWHLSTGGNACIDSTDGELTQFGKGQGELSIVHDPWRPVSSIGGHLSPDPGIANRAEIDKRNDVATFTSKPLEERIQLKGVPKLEIIAMADRNGFDLCVAISIIQQNSKEVLQISTGVLRLVGNKAKSTLKRNVTLQPLFADIHKGDRLRLSISGAAWPAIAINPGDPSYNCGSPSPYCLVTTISLELSQAKLEICPLFSK
- the glgB gene encoding 1,4-alpha-glucan branching protein GlgB, producing MTTSFVSDWMAQEGQKLSDCKHDDPFSVLGIQPFQGKWIARIWMPEAEEVELLINGSLIPLTPPNHPWIFEALLDENPGSNYQVKVHRGGIKHQQYDPWSFRDEWMGEIDTHLFAEGNHHHIWRRMGAHLSEMNGVCGVMFCLWAPNARSVSVIGEVNSWDGRHHPMQKRMGGIWELFIPGLKEGALYKYEIRTQNGHCYEKSDPYGFEHEVRPAQSSKVSRIDNFKWSDQEWITKRDSSNPLDQPISVYEMHLGSWLHAPSDEPFIEPNGNKRTAVPAADLKPGTRLLTYPELKQKLIKYVKERGFTHIELMPISEHPFDGSWGYQATGWYAPTSRYGTPNEFRAFVDACHSEGIGVILDWVPGHFPKDSHGLAFFDGSHLYEHSDPRIGEHKEWGTLIFNYSRNEVRNFLVANLVFWFEQFHIDGIRVDAVASMLYKDYLRPEGQWIPNEDGGNENTEAVKFLQQANHVLFEHFPGALSIAEESTTWPGVTNPTDVGGLGFNLKWNMGWMHDMLDYFEVDPWFRQFHQNNVTFSITYNYTENFMLALSHDEVVHGKSHLLHKMPGDDWRKYANTRALLAYMWTHPGKKTIFMGMEFGQRKEWNVWDDLEWDLLGYQPHQGIQRLVDDLNVLYKSNPALWRDDFNQYGFQWIDCKDNKNSVISFMRRETLNNEWLIVVANFTPESHPNYRVGVPLEGFYEEIFNTDSDKYGGSNTGNMGGKASEKWSIHEYEDSIDLSLPPLSVLVFKYAQKKSPNEN
- the hemE gene encoding uroporphyrinogen decarboxylase — protein: MTQSVPLLLRAARGENVDRPPVWMMRQAGRYMKVYRDLRDKYPSFRERSENPDLSYEISMQPFRAFKPDGVILFSDILTPLPGMGIDFDIVESKGPLIKDPIRNESQIKTLRALSPSESCPFVGEVLKRLRDSVGNEAAVLGFVGAPWTLAAYVVEGKSSKNYAVIKAMAFQEPELLHKLLDHFADSIANYLCYQIDSGAQVVQMFDSWAGQLSPIDYETFAAPYQKKVIDLVKKTHPETPMILYISGSAGVLERMGRTGVDIVSLDWTVDMAEGCARLPQNVGIQGNVDPGLLFGSPESIRARIIDTVKKAKGRKFILNLGHGILPGTPEENARVFFEAGKSVNELISQT
- a CDS encoding NAD-dependent epimerase/dehydratase family protein; translation: MKERILITGASGCVGQYTANWLLKNSKADLLLWLRDPRKLKSVDSSNPRIKLLIGDLRDPEPFSNDLNDVTHLIHTATAWGDPERANQVNVFAVKKMLSLINPLKIERIIYFSTASILDKELNPLPEALLYGTEYIQTKARCLQELQQNPLANKIIAVFPTLVFGGKCNGESNFPTSYLTSGLNEAIDWLWLARWFKAYSKFHFIHAEDIAYICGKLSLNYNELIIDNIDNKAAKIPRLVLGQPAISIDQAVDILLDWRGMKRTPRFPLRSWIIKLLIKLLPIRISNWDRLMIRQRHFVHQPVIRPENLGGNSYAKNLNEILFSSGLKKKKKA